The Methylotenera sp. G11 genome includes a window with the following:
- the lpxK gene encoding tetraacyldisaccharide 4'-kinase yields the protein MTDWFQKQWAGFTYWHIVLIPLSWLFGMVVGLRRYLYKRGCLKNTRLPVPVIVVGNINIGGTGKTPLVIWLAEQMKLRGYRPGVISRGYGGNALQVSEVFPDSDALVAGDEAVLIAARTNCPVFVSTDRISAGQHLLKAHPECNIIISDDGLQHYRMQRDVEIVVYDSAKGFGNGALLPAGPLRESQDRLKTVDAIVRNGAEHGKNLHGITSIDMRLVATDFYNLADHQLKSAAQAFIGRKIIAVAGIGNPQRFFDQLSDMGLQFENRAYADHYIFQAQDFAGVNADAILMTEKDAVKCKPFAAANFWVLPVNAQVDNGLMPIVLNKLNRK from the coding sequence ATGACTGATTGGTTTCAAAAGCAATGGGCTGGTTTTACATACTGGCACATCGTCCTGATTCCGTTATCCTGGCTTTTTGGGATGGTTGTCGGTTTGCGCCGGTATCTCTACAAGCGTGGCTGTCTTAAAAACACTCGCTTGCCGGTTCCTGTCATCGTCGTTGGTAATATCAATATTGGCGGTACTGGCAAAACCCCGCTCGTCATCTGGCTCGCGGAGCAGATGAAGCTGAGGGGCTACAGACCGGGCGTTATCAGTAGGGGGTATGGCGGCAATGCCCTGCAAGTAAGCGAAGTGTTTCCTGACAGCGATGCGCTGGTGGCAGGAGATGAGGCGGTCCTGATCGCAGCGCGTACCAATTGCCCGGTATTCGTCAGCACAGATCGAATATCTGCCGGGCAACACCTGTTAAAAGCACACCCTGAATGCAACATCATTATCAGTGATGATGGTTTGCAGCATTACCGCATGCAGCGCGATGTCGAAATTGTCGTGTACGACAGCGCTAAAGGTTTTGGCAATGGTGCTTTACTGCCTGCGGGACCGCTGCGTGAATCGCAAGACCGGTTGAAGACTGTAGATGCCATTGTGCGCAATGGTGCAGAACATGGAAAAAATTTGCATGGCATAACATCTATCGATATGCGGCTTGTTGCGACGGATTTTTACAATCTGGCCGATCATCAACTAAAATCAGCTGCACAGGCGTTTATTGGCCGAAAAATAATAGCGGTTGCCGGCATAGGCAACCCTCAGCGCTTTTTTGACCAGTTGAGTGATATGGGCTTGCAATTTGAAAACCGTGCTTATGCTGATCATTATATATTTCAGGCACAAGACTTCGCAGGTGTGAATGCCGACGCGATCCTGATGACAGAAAAAGATGCGGTTAAATGTAAGCCGTTTGCTGCCGCCAATTTCTGGGTATTGCCGGTGAATGCTCAAGTGGATAATGGCTTAATGCCCATTGTATTGAATAAGTTAAATCGTAAGTGA
- the aceF gene encoding dihydrolipoyllysine-residue acetyltransferase: MAVQDIFVPDIGNFDSVDVIEVLIKAGDTVAKDDSLMTVESDKASMDIPAPFAGVVKEVKIKVGDKAAQGTLILTMDVNDAAAVAEPPAPVKAEPAVQAPKAVIPEPTRPAPEPPKPIAPVHQPAPVGESVVVAPGKLSHASPSIRRFARELGVNLALVKGTGPKNRIVQSDVQAYVKGELAKPRTENMGAGLSSLAALPMPVIDFSQFGAIETKPLSRIKKLSGANLHRNWVTAPHVTQFDDADITDLEDFRKSMQGEAEKRGVKLTMLAFLIKASVNALKAYPNFNASLSPDGDSLILKNYFNIGFACDTPDGLVVPVVRDVHQKDVLDIARDLGELSAKARERKLKVEEMQGGCFTISSLGGIGGTMFTPIINCPEVAILGVSRSSMQPVYDAKTKTFEPRLILPMSLSYDHRVIDGADGARFTSHMRMMLSDVRRLLL, translated from the coding sequence ATGGCAGTTCAAGACATATTCGTCCCTGATATCGGTAATTTCGATAGCGTGGATGTCATTGAAGTATTAATAAAAGCAGGCGATACCGTTGCCAAAGATGATTCGCTGATGACGGTTGAGTCTGATAAAGCGTCTATGGATATTCCTGCCCCGTTTGCAGGTGTGGTGAAAGAAGTCAAGATTAAAGTGGGTGACAAAGCCGCACAAGGCACTTTGATCCTAACCATGGATGTCAATGATGCAGCAGCCGTTGCCGAACCGCCCGCCCCAGTCAAGGCGGAGCCTGCGGTACAGGCGCCTAAAGCTGTAATTCCTGAGCCTACCCGGCCTGCTCCAGAGCCGCCAAAACCAATCGCACCGGTACATCAGCCGGCGCCAGTGGGTGAGAGTGTGGTTGTAGCCCCTGGCAAGCTGTCTCATGCCAGCCCTTCCATTCGTCGCTTTGCGAGGGAGTTGGGTGTGAACCTGGCGCTGGTGAAAGGTACCGGACCTAAAAACCGCATCGTGCAAAGTGATGTGCAGGCTTATGTGAAGGGTGAGTTAGCCAAACCACGTACCGAAAATATGGGTGCTGGCCTAAGCAGCCTTGCAGCGCTGCCGATGCCGGTCATTGATTTCAGCCAGTTTGGCGCGATTGAGACCAAGCCTTTATCACGCATCAAAAAACTGTCTGGTGCCAACCTGCACCGTAACTGGGTGACGGCTCCGCACGTGACCCAGTTTGATGATGCCGACATTACGGATCTTGAAGACTTCCGCAAGTCCATGCAGGGGGAAGCCGAGAAACGTGGAGTTAAACTCACGATGCTGGCTTTCCTGATCAAGGCTTCAGTGAATGCATTAAAAGCTTACCCTAACTTTAATGCTTCATTATCACCGGATGGCGATAGCCTGATCCTGAAAAACTATTTCAACATCGGCTTTGCCTGTGACACGCCGGATGGTCTGGTGGTGCCGGTGGTGCGTGATGTACACCAGAAAGATGTGCTGGACATCGCACGTGACCTCGGGGAGCTTTCAGCCAAAGCGCGTGAGCGTAAATTGAAAGTTGAAGAGATGCAGGGCGGCTGTTTCACAATCTCAAGCCTGGGCGGTATTGGCGGCACGATGTTTACGCCGATCATCAATTGCCCCGAGGTAGCGATTCTAGGCGTATCCCGTTCATCCATGCAGCCGGTATATGATGCAAAAACCAAGACATTTGAACCGCGCCTGATTTTGCCGATGTCACTTTCATATGACCATCGTGTGATCGATGGCGCTGACGGTGCGCGTTTCACCAGCCATATGCGTATGATGCTGAGTGATGTAAGAAGGTTGCTGCTGTAA
- a CDS encoding MotA/TolQ/ExbB proton channel family protein has translation MWQIILAAGWPIWPLIIASVVAVAIIGERLFALREGIIAPKNLLPEVQKWLAAGGINRDMIERLEQNSQLGRVFATALATAKQSRDITKESIEETARAVAHDLEKYLATLGTIATVAPLLGLLGTVIGMVELFGAFTTTGHDVAQFARGISVALYNTAAGIVVAVPAMIAYRYFRTKVDAILIDMEQQAIKLVEILHGER, from the coding sequence GTGTGGCAAATTATTTTAGCAGCCGGTTGGCCTATCTGGCCGCTTATCATCGCATCAGTTGTTGCTGTGGCCATTATAGGCGAGCGGCTTTTTGCGTTGCGTGAAGGCATTATCGCTCCAAAAAACCTGCTGCCGGAAGTGCAGAAATGGCTTGCCGCAGGCGGCATTAACCGGGATATGATTGAGCGTTTGGAGCAGAACTCCCAGCTAGGCCGCGTTTTTGCAACTGCGCTGGCAACAGCGAAACAGTCGCGCGATATCACTAAAGAGTCTATTGAAGAAACAGCGCGTGCAGTAGCACATGACCTGGAAAAATATCTTGCGACATTGGGTACGATTGCTACAGTGGCGCCATTGCTCGGTTTGCTGGGTACCGTTATCGGTATGGTGGAACTGTTCGGCGCCTTTACGACTACCGGGCATGATGTGGCGCAATTTGCGCGCGGTATTTCAGTCGCACTTTACAACACGGCGGCAGGTATCGTGGTTGCAGTGCCGGCGATGATCGCTTATCGTTATTTCCGTACCAAAGTAGATGCCATCCTGATCGACATGGAACAGCAGGCAATCAAGCTGGTTGAAATCCTTCACGGCGAGCGTTAA
- a CDS encoding ExbD/TolR family protein, giving the protein MNFQRGKRHEELEINFIPLIDVLLVIIIFLIISATFSRTNELQINLPTAEANAPQDKPLMIEVAVDATGKYLVNGKSLADSSVTGISAALQAAANGGGKEPTIVINADANSTHQSVVNVMEASRVAGYTHITFATQVQSGH; this is encoded by the coding sequence ATGAATTTTCAACGTGGAAAAAGACACGAAGAGCTTGAAATCAACTTCATTCCGTTGATTGATGTATTGCTGGTGATCATTATTTTCCTGATTATCAGTGCGACATTTTCGCGTACCAATGAGTTGCAGATCAATTTGCCGACTGCGGAAGCAAACGCGCCGCAGGATAAACCATTGATGATCGAGGTGGCGGTGGACGCCACCGGGAAATACCTGGTCAATGGCAAGTCCCTGGCTGATAGTTCAGTGACCGGCATCAGCGCTGCGCTGCAGGCCGCAGCCAATGGCGGCGGCAAAGAGCCTACGATCGTGATCAATGCCGATGCCAACAGCACGCACCAGTCCGTGGTGAATGTGATGGAAGCATCGCGTGTGGCAGGCTACACACATATTACATTCGCTACACAAGTACAGTCAGGGCATTAA
- the msbA gene encoding lipid A export permease/ATP-binding protein MsbA — protein MSSKIKKSKTHLQDAVHVPNAKAVYLRLFRYAWHYKYVFSVSILALVILSASNTAFLALIKQVTDEGFVKKAEGQAILLPLMLIALMVARGLAGFVSAYCMRVVARRVVEDFRKEMFAKLMLLPVHYFDARSAGSVVSKFTYDVERLSVATTRSWMNVLRDTLTVIGLIGYMFYLDWKLTLIFAVVLPVIGLYLKKVTPKLKANAKEVQHSVGEMTKSAEEAIAGQRIVKIFGAQEFEYNRFAQIVSNNRRIELRVTRISGLSSFVVEVFAALALGLVIHYAIGHFSVGEFAAFVGALLMLISPIKHIAAANEDLQVGLTAAQSIFDVIDSQKEVDDGQKLIGRAKGEIEFRNVTLRYENASAPALDNLSFNIKAGEKVALVGRSGGGKTTLVNLLPRFYELQQGAVLLDGVDVRELKLNNLREQFALVSQDIILFNDTIFNNIAYGVLRSATEEEVIAAAKAAHAWDFIQHLPNGLQNEIGDRGIRLSGGQRQRIAIARAILKNAPILLLDEATSALDTESEQHVQAAMDALMQNRTSIVIAHRLSTIENADRIMVMERGQIVESGTHAELMALAGHYAKLYQKQFN, from the coding sequence ATGTCGTCAAAAATCAAAAAATCTAAAACCCATCTGCAGGATGCAGTGCATGTTCCAAACGCAAAAGCTGTTTATTTGCGTTTGTTTCGTTATGCATGGCATTACAAATATGTCTTTAGCGTGAGTATTCTTGCGCTTGTTATTTTATCGGCCAGTAATACGGCTTTTCTTGCGCTGATCAAACAAGTCACCGATGAAGGTTTTGTAAAAAAAGCGGAAGGCCAGGCAATCCTTTTGCCGCTGATGCTGATTGCATTGATGGTTGCCAGGGGCTTGGCCGGATTCGTATCGGCTTATTGCATGCGTGTGGTTGCGCGCCGTGTGGTCGAAGATTTCCGCAAGGAAATGTTTGCCAAATTGATGCTGTTGCCCGTGCATTATTTTGATGCAAGGTCCGCCGGTTCAGTGGTATCTAAATTCACCTATGATGTTGAACGCCTTTCCGTTGCAACCACGCGCTCCTGGATGAATGTATTGCGCGATACGCTGACCGTAATCGGCTTGATTGGGTACATGTTTTATCTGGATTGGAAGTTAACTTTGATATTTGCGGTAGTGCTTCCTGTCATCGGGCTTTACCTGAAAAAAGTTACGCCCAAGTTGAAAGCAAACGCTAAAGAAGTACAACACAGTGTCGGTGAAATGACTAAATCCGCAGAAGAAGCCATTGCCGGCCAGCGTATTGTCAAGATTTTCGGGGCCCAGGAGTTTGAATATAACCGTTTTGCTCAAATTGTGAGTAACAACCGTCGCATAGAGCTGCGGGTGACCCGCATTTCAGGATTGAGCAGTTTTGTCGTTGAGGTGTTTGCGGCATTGGCGTTGGGCTTGGTGATTCATTATGCGATCGGTCATTTTTCGGTGGGTGAGTTTGCAGCCTTCGTGGGCGCCTTGCTGATGCTGATTTCACCGATTAAGCATATTGCGGCCGCCAATGAGGATCTTCAGGTTGGTTTAACTGCTGCGCAAAGCATTTTCGATGTCATTGATTCACAAAAAGAAGTCGATGACGGTCAGAAGCTGATTGGCCGCGCCAAAGGTGAAATTGAATTCAGGAACGTCACCTTACGTTATGAAAATGCGTCTGCACCGGCGCTGGATAACCTGAGCTTTAACATCAAGGCTGGTGAAAAGGTCGCGCTGGTAGGGCGGTCGGGTGGCGGCAAAACGACGCTGGTGAACTTGTTGCCGCGCTTTTATGAACTGCAGCAGGGGGCAGTGCTGCTGGATGGCGTTGATGTCCGTGAATTGAAGCTGAATAACTTGCGTGAGCAATTTGCGCTTGTAAGCCAGGACATCATTTTATTCAATGATACGATCTTCAATAACATTGCTTATGGCGTGCTGCGTAGCGCTACAGAAGAAGAAGTGATTGCCGCAGCAAAAGCTGCCCATGCCTGGGACTTTATTCAGCATCTCCCGAATGGTTTGCAGAATGAAATCGGCGACCGCGGGATCCGCTTGTCTGGCGGACAGCGCCAGCGTATTGCCATTGCACGTGCCATTCTGAAAAACGCACCGATTCTGTTGCTGGATGAGGCAACCTCAGCGCTTGATACTGAATCTGAACAGCATGTACAGGCAGCCATGGATGCATTGATGCAGAATCGCACCAGCATTGTGATTGCACATCGCCTGAGCACGATTGAAAATGCAGACCGTATCATGGTCATGGAGCGTGGCCAGATTGTTGAAAGTGGCACGCATGCTGAGCTGATGGCTCTGGCGGGTCATTATGCCAAGTTATATCAGAAGCAATTTAACTAG
- a CDS encoding Trm112 family protein translates to MDAKLLQILVCPVTKGPLIYNKTTNELISKAARLAYPIRDGIPVLLEDEARKLTDDEEIA, encoded by the coding sequence ATGGATGCAAAGCTCCTGCAAATTCTGGTTTGTCCTGTGACTAAAGGGCCATTAATCTACAACAAAACTACAAACGAGCTGATTTCAAAAGCCGCACGTTTGGCTTATCCGATCAGGGATGGCATTCCAGTCTTGCTGGAAGATGAGGCGCGCAAGTTAACGGATGATGAAGAAATTGCCTGA
- the aceE gene encoding pyruvate dehydrogenase (acetyl-transferring), homodimeric type, producing the protein MSLNTNLNSPDIDSQETQEWLDALMAVIENEGPERAHFLIESMIDKARRTGVNLPYNATTAYLNTIPTHLQDKLPGDPEMERRIRALVRWNAIMTVLRANEKSPGVGGHIASFQSAATLYDTGFNYFFRAPNENFGGDCVYFQGHSSPGVYARAFLEGRITEEQMDNFRQETGGNGLPSYPHPWLMPDFWQFPTVSMGLGPLAGIYQARFLKYLHDRGIADTSDRKVWVFCGDGEMDEPESLGAISLAVREKLDNLIFVINCNLQRLDGPVRGNGKIIQELESDFRGSGWNVLKVIWGSYWDPLLAMDKDGLLKKRMEECVDGEYQNFKQKGGAYTREHFFGKYPELKAMVAAMSDQDIWRLNRGGHDPHKVFAAYNAAVNHKGQPTVILAKTVKGYGMGEAGEGQNTTHQQKSMDIESLKKFRDRFDLPLTDAQVESLSFYRPAEDSPEMKYMAERRAAMGGFVPQRRRKGNELTVPQLSAFENMLGATGEREISTTMAFVRILSTLVRDKELGKYVVPIVPDEARTFGMEGMFRQLGIYASQGQLYEPQDSDQVMFYKESKNGQILEEGINEAGAFSSWLAAATSYSVTGTQMIPFYIYYSMFGFQRIGDLAWLAGDSRARGFLLGATAGRTTLNGEGLQHEDGHSHLMSATIPNCVSYDPTFAYELAVIIQDGLRRMVQNQEDVYYYITLMNENYSHPEMPKDSAEGILKGMYSFSKSKVKGERVQLMGSGVILREVIAAAELLEKDWGVAADVWSVPSFTELRREGLDCDRWNMLNPDKPQRVSYVAECLKDAKGPVIASTDYMKSFAEQIQRFVPNRFVALGTDGFGRSDSREALRDFFEVNKYYVVVAALKALSDDGKLPAAKVAEAVKKYSLDSNKPNPTTV; encoded by the coding sequence ATGTCATTGAACACAAATTTGAACAGTCCAGATATTGATAGTCAAGAAACCCAGGAGTGGCTTGATGCATTGATGGCCGTTATTGAAAACGAAGGTCCCGAGCGCGCGCACTTTTTGATAGAGTCTATGATCGACAAAGCTCGCCGCACAGGTGTTAACCTGCCTTATAACGCGACTACTGCTTATTTAAATACCATTCCTACGCATCTGCAGGATAAATTGCCCGGAGATCCTGAAATGGAACGCCGCATCCGCGCACTTGTGCGCTGGAATGCGATTATGACAGTGCTGCGCGCTAATGAAAAATCACCAGGCGTGGGCGGGCATATCGCAAGTTTCCAATCCGCTGCTACGCTTTACGATACTGGCTTTAACTATTTTTTCCGTGCGCCTAATGAAAACTTTGGCGGCGATTGTGTTTATTTCCAGGGACATTCTTCACCGGGCGTTTATGCGCGTGCCTTTCTTGAAGGCCGCATCACGGAAGAACAGATGGATAATTTCCGTCAGGAAACAGGTGGCAATGGCTTGCCAAGCTATCCGCATCCGTGGCTGATGCCTGATTTCTGGCAATTCCCAACCGTTTCCATGGGCTTGGGGCCATTGGCCGGTATTTATCAGGCGCGTTTCCTGAAGTACCTGCATGATCGCGGTATTGCTGATACCAGTGATCGCAAGGTATGGGTGTTCTGCGGAGACGGTGAGATGGATGAGCCTGAGTCATTGGGCGCTATTTCGCTGGCGGTACGTGAAAAACTGGATAACCTGATTTTTGTGATCAACTGTAACTTGCAGCGTCTGGATGGCCCTGTGCGCGGTAACGGCAAGATCATCCAGGAACTGGAATCTGATTTCAGAGGCTCAGGCTGGAATGTGCTGAAGGTCATCTGGGGTTCTTACTGGGATCCTCTGTTGGCGATGGATAAAGATGGCCTGCTCAAGAAACGCATGGAAGAATGCGTAGACGGTGAATATCAGAATTTCAAGCAAAAAGGCGGCGCTTACACACGTGAGCATTTTTTCGGAAAATATCCGGAGCTGAAAGCAATGGTCGCAGCCATGAGTGACCAGGATATATGGCGCCTGAACCGTGGCGGTCATGATCCGCATAAAGTATTTGCGGCTTACAATGCAGCTGTGAATCATAAAGGCCAGCCTACAGTGATTCTTGCCAAGACCGTTAAGGGGTATGGTATGGGTGAAGCTGGCGAAGGCCAGAACACGACGCACCAGCAAAAGAGCATGGATATCGAGTCACTTAAGAAATTCCGTGACCGCTTCGACTTGCCATTGACTGATGCACAGGTTGAGAGCCTGAGTTTCTACAGACCGGCCGAAGATTCACCGGAAATGAAATATATGGCTGAACGCCGTGCCGCCATGGGTGGTTTTGTGCCGCAGCGCCGCCGTAAAGGTAACGAACTGACCGTTCCGCAGTTGTCGGCTTTTGAGAATATGCTCGGGGCTACCGGTGAGCGTGAGATTTCTACCACGATGGCGTTTGTGCGTATCCTGTCAACCTTGGTACGTGATAAGGAGCTGGGCAAGTATGTAGTACCTATCGTGCCGGATGAGGCTCGTACTTTCGGTATGGAAGGCATGTTCCGTCAGCTTGGTATCTATGCGAGCCAGGGGCAGCTTTATGAACCGCAGGATTCTGACCAGGTGATGTTCTATAAAGAATCTAAAAATGGCCAGATTCTGGAAGAGGGCATTAACGAGGCTGGTGCATTCTCAAGCTGGTTGGCAGCGGCAACGTCATACTCTGTCACCGGCACGCAGATGATTCCGTTCTATATCTATTATTCAATGTTCGGCTTCCAGCGTATTGGCGACCTGGCATGGCTGGCAGGCGACTCCCGTGCGCGTGGTTTCCTGCTGGGTGCGACTGCAGGTCGTACAACATTGAACGGTGAAGGCCTGCAGCATGAAGATGGCCATAGTCACCTGATGTCGGCAACAATCCCGAATTGCGTGTCTTATGACCCGACATTTGCGTATGAATTGGCTGTGATTATTCAGGATGGTTTGCGCCGCATGGTGCAGAACCAGGAAGATGTGTACTACTACATCACCTTGATGAATGAAAACTACAGCCATCCGGAAATGCCAAAAGATTCTGCGGAAGGCATCCTGAAAGGTATGTACAGCTTCAGCAAATCCAAGGTCAAGGGTGAGCGCGTGCAGTTGATGGGTAGCGGTGTGATCTTGCGTGAAGTTATCGCTGCCGCTGAATTGCTTGAGAAAGACTGGGGGGTCGCTGCTGATGTATGGAGTGTGCCTAGCTTTACGGAATTACGCCGCGAAGGCCTGGATTGCGATCGCTGGAACATGCTGAATCCGGACAAGCCGCAAAGGGTCAGCTATGTTGCAGAATGCCTGAAAGATGCAAAAGGCCCTGTCATTGCTTCTACAGATTACATGAAGAGCTTTGCAGAGCAGATTCAGCGTTTTGTGCCCAATAGGTTTGTAGCGCTTGGTACGGATGGTTTCGGCCGTTCAGATAGCCGTGAAGCCTTACGTGACTTCTTTGAAGTGAATAAATACTACGTTGTGGTTGCCGCATTGAAAGCTTTGAGCGATGACGGAAAACTGCCTGCTGCCAAAGTGGCAGAGGCGGTTAAAAAATACAGCTTAGATTCCAACAAGCCAAACCCAACGACAGTTTAA
- the kdsB gene encoding 3-deoxy-manno-octulosonate cytidylyltransferase → MKKLPDMQAVVPKFYAVIPARYTSTRLPGKPLLDIAGKPMVIHVADRARLSGAAQVVIATDDLRIAETAKQYGYDAMLTRADHVSGTDRIAEVASRKGWQEDVIVVNVQGDEPLIDPALISEVATTLANSKDAVMATACHHIHVKADFINPNIVKVVLDRYGHALYFSRAPIPYPRDTFFGDAELPSDMPVYRHIGIYAYRAQFLNQYAHIQPAAIEQYESLEQLRVLYQGYKIAVAVTDNAPATGVDTEADLAYVRSVMS, encoded by the coding sequence ATGAAGAAATTGCCTGATATGCAAGCTGTGGTTCCCAAATTTTATGCAGTCATTCCTGCGCGTTACACCAGTACCCGGCTGCCGGGTAAGCCTCTGCTGGATATTGCCGGGAAGCCTATGGTGATTCATGTGGCAGATCGTGCCAGGTTGAGCGGCGCAGCCCAGGTTGTTATTGCGACAGATGATTTGCGTATCGCGGAAACTGCTAAACAGTATGGTTATGATGCAATGCTCACGCGTGCAGACCATGTCAGCGGAACAGATCGCATCGCTGAAGTTGCGTCGCGCAAAGGCTGGCAGGAAGATGTGATTGTCGTCAATGTACAGGGTGACGAGCCTTTGATCGATCCGGCACTCATTTCCGAAGTCGCAACTACATTGGCTAATAGCAAAGACGCTGTGATGGCAACTGCATGCCATCACATTCATGTTAAAGCTGATTTCATTAATCCTAATATTGTAAAAGTGGTATTGGATCGATATGGGCATGCACTTTATTTCAGCCGTGCGCCAATTCCATATCCCAGGGATACCTTTTTCGGCGATGCTGAATTGCCTTCCGATATGCCGGTATATCGACATATCGGTATATATGCCTATCGTGCGCAATTTCTAAATCAATATGCACATATCCAACCAGCAGCAATCGAACAGTATGAAAGCCTGGAACAGCTGCGTGTATTGTATCAAGGTTATAAAATAGCCGTTGCTGTTACTGACAATGCCCCGGCAACCGGGGTTGATACCGAGGCTGACCTGGCGTACGTGCGCAGCGTGATGAGTTAG
- a CDS encoding M17 family metallopeptidase, with amino-acid sequence MSIKLTQNVANATENTLNSYQYAIFVLPENEDRNLPFSQTLFTKLSRVKKKYKDLEKSPLTVDLPHGGLASFIILNENLTPFQRHTLLRKAIKQIIEEHPENIALCVYGSETARSMNACAAYYVLTANAAQLTNRKKDHAKSHLKIIDLFGYQAEHDFSFVNARVAGNTLCRQLTTTPPNDLTPSSYREKVSTLAKQHGWQHEEFDMQKLKEIGAGAFVAVGQGSDPQDAAIVHLTYQPALAKKHIAIIGKGICFDTGGHNLKPAKYMLGMHEDMNGSAVALGILLAASEMQLPVKIDCWLAIAQNHISPTAYKQNDVVTALNGMTIEIVHTDAEGRMVLADTLTLASRQKPDYMIDFATLTGSMITALGDRISGVISNRPALACKAIGAGNMAGERVVAFPYEEDFDSDLESDVADIKQCTLEGGGDHIHAARFLGKFIEHDIPWLHTDLSSANRKGGLGAIEADTNGFGVGFGIEMLKSLIED; translated from the coding sequence ATGTCAATAAAATTAACACAAAATGTCGCTAATGCCACCGAAAATACACTTAACAGCTATCAATATGCGATTTTTGTCCTACCTGAGAACGAAGACAGGAACCTGCCTTTTTCGCAGACGTTATTTACAAAGCTAAGTAGAGTCAAGAAAAAATATAAAGACCTGGAGAAATCACCGCTTACCGTGGATTTACCTCATGGTGGACTAGCAAGTTTCATCATTTTGAATGAAAACCTGACACCATTCCAGCGCCACACACTGCTGCGGAAAGCCATAAAACAGATTATTGAAGAGCATCCTGAGAACATAGCGTTATGCGTTTATGGCAGTGAAACTGCACGCAGCATGAATGCCTGCGCAGCCTATTACGTACTGACCGCAAATGCTGCGCAGCTGACGAACCGTAAAAAAGATCATGCAAAAAGCCATTTAAAGATTATAGACCTGTTTGGATACCAGGCAGAGCATGATTTCAGTTTTGTTAATGCACGCGTGGCAGGCAATACGCTATGCAGGCAATTAACAACCACCCCACCCAATGATTTAACGCCCTCAAGCTACAGAGAAAAAGTTAGCACGCTCGCAAAACAACATGGCTGGCAGCACGAAGAATTTGACATGCAGAAACTCAAAGAAATCGGTGCCGGTGCATTTGTTGCAGTAGGTCAAGGTTCAGACCCGCAAGATGCGGCAATTGTGCACCTCACTTATCAGCCGGCACTGGCAAAAAAACATATTGCAATCATCGGTAAAGGTATTTGCTTCGATACCGGCGGCCATAACCTGAAACCAGCGAAATATATGCTTGGCATGCATGAAGACATGAATGGCTCAGCCGTCGCGTTGGGGATATTGTTAGCTGCCAGCGAAATGCAATTGCCGGTCAAAATCGATTGCTGGCTGGCAATTGCACAAAACCATATCAGCCCAACCGCCTATAAGCAAAATGACGTCGTAACAGCATTAAACGGTATGACGATTGAAATCGTACACACAGATGCTGAAGGCCGCATGGTGTTGGCAGATACACTCACATTAGCATCTCGTCAGAAACCTGATTACATGATCGACTTTGCGACATTAACGGGCAGCATGATCACGGCACTGGGTGATCGCATCAGCGGCGTGATTTCTAATCGTCCCGCTCTTGCCTGCAAAGCCATCGGGGCCGGTAATATGGCTGGCGAAAGAGTCGTCGCCTTTCCATACGAAGAAGATTTTGACAGTGATTTGGAAAGTGATGTCGCAGACATAAAACAATGCACCCTGGAAGGCGGCGGCGATCACATACATGCCGCAAGATTCCTGGGGAAATTCATTGAACACGACATTCCATGGCTACACACCGACCTGTCATCGGCCAACCGCAAAGGCGGCCTTGGCGCTATTGAAGCTGACACAAATGGCTTTGGCGTAGGTTTTGGTATCGAAATGCTGAAATCGCTGATTGAAGATTAA